Genomic DNA from Desulfuromonas versatilis:
GCCGGCGTCGAGTACCAGGTGGTGAAAAACACCCTGCTGCGGATCGCTGCCAAAAACACCGGCGTCGAGTGTCTCGAGAAGTATCTCGAGGGGCCCACCGCCATTGCCATCGTGCAGCAGGATCCTGTTGCACCGGCCAAGGTGCTGAGCGATTTCGCCAAGGCCAATGACAAGTTCGAACTGAAAGTCGGCGCCCTGGATGGCAAGGTGCTGTCCATCGAAGACATCAAGGCCCTTTCCGAACTGCCGAGCCGCGAAGTGTTGCTGGCCAAGGTTCTGGGGTCGCTCAACGCTCCGGCGAGCAATTTCGTCGGCGTGCTGGCCGCCATCCCGCGGTCTCTGGTGCAGGTGCTGGCCGCGATCCAGGACAAAAAAGCTGCCTGAAATAACAACTACCCAACGATAAGAACAATTACGGAGGAAATGTACCATGGCTGAGATCACCAAAGAGCAGGTTGTTGAATTCATCGAGAAAATGACCGTCCTCGAACTGGCCGAGCTGGTCAAGGAACTGGAAGAGAAGTTCGGCGTGTCCGCCGCTGCTCCGGTTGCCGTTGCCGCCGGTCCCGTTGCTGGCGCCGAAGCTGCCGCTGTAGAAGAGAAGGACGAGTTCGACGTCGTTCTGGCCAGCGCCGGCGACAAGAAGATCAACGTTATCAAGGTTGTCCGGGCCGCTACCGGCCTCGGCCTCAAGGAAGCCAAGGACCTGGTCGACGGCGCTCCCCAGACCGTCAAGGAAGCTGTTGCCAAGGCCGAAGCCGAAGAGCTCAAGAAGCAGCTTGAAGAAGCCGGCGCCAAAGTGGAACTCAAGTAATACCTTCTTTATAGTTTCACCCCTAGCCAAGGTCGCCTTGCGCGGCCTTGGCTATTCTACTTTCGTTACCTAAAGGAGAAACCATGGCTTATTCGATCGCGAATAACCAGCTTCTGAGGAAACACTTTGCCGAGGTCACTCGGATTATCGACATCCCCAACCTCATCGATATCCAGAAAAACTCCTACAAGCGTTTTCTCCAGGCGGAGCTCCCTCCTTCGGCGCGGCAGAACATCGGGCTGGAGGCTGTGTTCCGTTCCGTTTTTCCGATCCGCGATTTCAGCGAAACCTGTTCCCTTGAATATGTTTCCTACTCGCTGGGCATCCCCAAATACGACGTCGACGAGTGCCACCAGCGGGGGATGACCTTCGCTTCCCCCGTCAAGGTGCGGGTCCGCCTCGTCTCCTGGGACGTCGACAAGGAGTCCGGAGTCCAGTCGATTCGCGATATAAAAGAGCAGGAGGTCTACTTCGGCGAGATCCCGCTCATGACCGAAAACGGGACCTTCATCATCAACGGCACCGAGCGGGTTATCGTCAGCCAGCTGCACCGCTCGCCGGGGGTGTTCTTCGATCATGACAAGGGCAAGACCCACTCGAGCGGCAAGATTCTCTACAGCGCCCGGGTGATCCCCTACCGCGGGTCCTGGCTGGATTTCGATTTCGATCACAAGGACATCCTCTACGTCCGCATCGACCGGCGCCGCAAGCTGCCCGCGACCGTCCTGCTCAAGGCCCTTGGATACTCCAACGAGGAACTGCTCAATTACTACTACGATACCGAGCAGATCGTGGTTGACGGCGATGGCTACAAGAAGCGCGTCAATCTCGACCTGCTGACCGGGCAACGCGCCAACAGCGATGTGGTGGCTGCCGACGGCGAGGTGATCGTCAAGGCCAACCGCAAGTTCACCAAGGCCGCCATCCGCAAGCTGGGTGAAAAGGGGATCGAATTCATCCCCTGCGGCGAAGAGGAACTGGTGGGCAAGATTGCCTCGACCGACGTGATCGACACCGCTACCGGTGAGGTCATTCTCGAGTGCAACGAAGAGATTTCTGCAGCCAAGCTGCAGGACCTTCGCGAGCG
This window encodes:
- the rplJ gene encoding 50S ribosomal protein L10, translating into MNRNSKDQLISELAEKLATAKAAFLADYRGLNVEKVNTLRGELRKAGVEYQVVKNTLLRIAAKNTGVECLEKYLEGPTAIAIVQQDPVAPAKVLSDFAKANDKFELKVGALDGKVLSIEDIKALSELPSREVLLAKVLGSLNAPASNFVGVLAAIPRSLVQVLAAIQDKKAA
- the rplL gene encoding 50S ribosomal protein L7/L12, which translates into the protein MAEITKEQVVEFIEKMTVLELAELVKELEEKFGVSAAAPVAVAAGPVAGAEAAAVEEKDEFDVVLASAGDKKINVIKVVRAATGLGLKEAKDLVDGAPQTVKEAVAKAEAEELKKQLEEAGAKVELK